A section of the Clostridium sp. TW13 genome encodes:
- a CDS encoding winged helix-turn-helix transcriptional regulator, which translates to MYKHKMAEDIRCPLEYGLEIFGGKWKSRVICVLAGKGTLRYSELRKEMSNITDAVLASTLKVLISDDIVHRKSFDEIPPRVEYHLTEKGNSVIPILQSICRWAGAYHKEDNENTMTQCKKCDYK; encoded by the coding sequence ATGTATAAACATAAAATGGCAGAGGACATTCGTTGTCCGCTTGAATATGGTCTTGAAATTTTCGGTGGAAAGTGGAAATCACGAGTTATATGCGTTTTGGCTGGAAAAGGAACTTTAAGATACAGTGAACTTAGAAAAGAGATGAGTAATATTACTGATGCTGTTCTGGCATCCACTTTAAAGGTTTTAATTTCAGATGATATTGTTCATAGAAAGTCTTTCGATGAGATTCCACCTCGCGTTGAGTATCACTTAACAGAGAAAGGCAATTCTGTGATTCCAATTCTACAGAGTATTTGCAGATGGGCTGGAGCATATCACAAGGAAGATAATGAAAATACAATGACTCAATGCAA